One segment of Trachemys scripta elegans isolate TJP31775 chromosome 1, CAS_Tse_1.0, whole genome shotgun sequence DNA contains the following:
- the IKBIP gene encoding inhibitor of nuclear factor kappa-B kinase-interacting protein isoform X1 — protein sequence MSDMKQRKKAIPSPKHNEDPQKQSNDGTISSPRSGSNSRNSFWIDSRTALNLLSLVACLLLTWFLFQQSGQLAHMEKKYHLLQLEAGKCQDMENKVNLISEKLESSESILQEATSSISMMTQFEQEVSTLRNIIQDIQNSEQTFSEKMQSINDTFQNVMDSWKRSLDEMNANTSSLKSEAKFIHTEVTAQINTADQNMKSLSERLKDLEDSTIRNIKTLKRQEEDELSRVEQQLELDTKTVEKLEEEQNTLLARDIDLSQKLTDYEPKVEECKTHLPTIENAVQSILRVSSELIGIEKKMEDLTIQMFTMEDEMLKTVSNIMEMQMVLESMQYDNSILKLQNEIIVLKEKVFDITVSSNTREVVPLEYNLENEQSEGDDQ from the exons ATGTCTGACatgaagcaaagaaagaaagctaTTCCTTCACCGAAGCACAACGAAGATCCACAAAAGCAGAGCAATGATGGAACGATCTCAAGTCCCAGGAGCGGCAGCAATAGTCGGAATTCCTTTTGGATAGACTCACGGACAGCCTTAAACCTACTTTCCCTTGTTGCTTGTTTACTGCTGACCTG GTTCCTATTTCAGCAGTCAGGCCAACTTGCTCACATGGAAAAAAAGTATCATTTATTACAGCTGGAAGCTGGAAAATGCCAGGATATGGAAAATAAAGTTAACTTAATTTCTGAAAAG CTTGAGTCTTCCGAAAGTATCCTGCAGGAAGCTACCTCATCCATCTCTATGATGACCCAGTTTGAGCAGGAAGTGTCCACTCTCCGTAACATCATACAGGACATTCAGAACAGTGAGCAGACATTCTCTGAAAAGATGCAAAGCATTAATGACACATTCCAAAATGTTATGGACTCCTGGAAAAGAAGCCTGGATGAAATGAATGCAAACACTAGTAGTTTAAAATCTGAAGCAAAGTTCATACATACTGAAGTTACGGCCCAAATAAATACTGCTGATCAAAATATGAAGTCTCTTTCAGAAAGGTTAAAAGATTTAGAAGACAGTACAATAAgaaatattaaaacattaaaaagacaGGAAGAAGATGAACTTTCTAGAGTTGAACAGCAGCTGGAGTTGGATACAAAGACAGTTGAAAAATTAGAAGAAGAGCAGAATACTTTGTTAGCCAGAGACATAGATTTGAGTCAGAAGCTTACAGACTACGAACCAAAAGTTGAGGAATGCAAGACCCACTTGCCAACAATTGAAAATGCCGTTCAGTCTATTCTTAGAGTATCAAGTGAGCTGATAGGTAtagagaaaaaaatggaagacTTGACAATACAGATGTTTACGATGGAAGATGAGATGCTGAAAACAGTGTCAAATATAATGGAAATGCAAATGGTTCTTGAAAGCATGCAGTATGACAACAGCATATTAAAACTGCAAAatgaaataattgttttaaaagaaaaagtatttgacATTACAGTATCTTCAAATACAAGAGAAGTAGTACCTTTAGAATACAATCTAGAAAATGAACAGAGTGAGGGTGATGATCAATAA